From the Tenacibaculum dicentrarchi genome, the window TTGATGCCCATTCCAAACGGCATTAAAGCGTTTCAGTATAACAGGATTGTAAACACCACCAGCAACTAAGGAAGAGGTTTGTGAATTATCTTCAAAAATCACAAATGACTTATTTGCCTTTAATAATTTTTCTGTAAAAGCAATTCCTGCTAAACCTAAACCTACTATAATATAATCTACATTAATATCCATACTACAAAAATAGTACTATTTATTGCAAAAAAAAAAGAGCTTACAAATGTAAGCTCTTTTTAATTTTTATGAAATATGAATTTAATAATTCCACATATCCATTTCACGATTACGAATACCTTCTTTAATTCTATCGGCTTCTAATAATTGAAATAAAGAATTTCCTCGAACATAATCTTTAATATTTCTATCTCCGTAAATATTCTCTTCTTTTATTATTGTTGAATTAAATCTTCTAGCATTAAGTAGGTTATCATACGATAATGGTTTTGAAGAATTTATAGGATTAAACACCTTAGAATTGTGCAATGTTTCTCTTGCATCTGGAAAAAATACCCAAAACAATTCATACGCACTATCTTTATCATCAATCCCTTCTACTCCAAGAACCTGAACATCAGGACCCATTGGCGCTAAAGCCAACATACGATACTTAAGTTCTCCTCCTCTTTTATCAAAATACCAAATTCCTTTTAACATGTATCCTTTAATATCTGCAGATTGCACTGAATAAGGATCCATATTTCCGTAACCATCGTCACGTTCGTTATAGGTCATTGATTTAATTTCCTCCATTCCTATTTTTGT encodes:
- the gldN gene encoding gliding motility protein GldN; amino-acid sequence: MNWKRFYMVLFALATTSYVGAQANLLNSKKVEEIGFKSEAQIASEDDKPLPYGYISDRDVLWSKVVWEYVDINQKINLPYYYPVDTTNAGLTRRSLFDTLLKGVSNGEITEVYSDSYFTTKIGMEEIKSMTYNERDDGYGNMDPYSVQSADIKGYMLKGIWYFDKRGGELKYRMLALAPMGPDVQVLGVEGIDDKDSAYELFWVFFPDARETLHNSKVFNPINSSKPLSYDNLLNARRFNSTIIKEENIYGDRNIKDYVRGNSLFQLLEADRIKEGIRNREMDMWNY